A window of Streptomyces sp. SAI-127 contains these coding sequences:
- a CDS encoding immunity 49 family protein — protein sequence MVRIERHRVGEAAVSAVRKDFANRIGSQVHSMSKAGPVTAWEWWLIAQEFVEYLGALSVETPDLHSPEAKAVLEDAAEAAAGAVAYAAYFPRDHFEVFLTYPNWGLVYDRETGGTPEPVTAAKWLDAFCLAILAEKTQWHGEAFHFAREAPQRGRSGHPDAELINGFMACVLGDTDDDGVTCPPSRKQKLTALDAALDRVRARETETGEHLANQAYGLGLQALRALTAGDRQGFDDAVVRLLRPLTGTSGPGARPGSLLPLLPIALTALAHREEGWPPAADSDYLPDALVTGFKATPPRVGPYGRDRRPDAVAELAEGVVEFGRFLEPRPLDPDSEEQFERYTRDAITPMPGKSLTTFGLAYAVTYQELLFRTRASHSPDASDAQLENLRLAAELGAALFRTTLAEPGTDVPVTIDGRTVTYPACRDEDAGPGAWHRAVHFALVTGRREHLAPLVLAGPERVGPDRSASASYRRALHAYLRGEDPEPATDLALRDAGKARDQGVLPPPAVLFSQLVEGDEESFNLALLDALTAHRDHYAVADRPTDPDAALSLEILGLVCHARRRGWEIRVRSPYLPARIVGAAEPF from the coding sequence ATGGTGCGTATCGAAAGGCATCGGGTCGGCGAGGCGGCCGTTTCGGCGGTGCGGAAGGACTTCGCGAACAGGATCGGTTCGCAGGTCCACTCCATGTCCAAGGCCGGCCCGGTGACGGCGTGGGAGTGGTGGCTGATCGCCCAGGAGTTCGTCGAGTATCTCGGCGCGCTCTCGGTGGAGACCCCCGATCTGCACTCCCCCGAGGCGAAGGCGGTCCTGGAGGACGCCGCCGAGGCGGCCGCCGGAGCGGTGGCGTACGCGGCGTACTTCCCCCGCGACCACTTCGAGGTCTTCCTCACCTACCCGAACTGGGGCCTGGTGTACGACCGCGAGACCGGCGGCACCCCGGAGCCGGTCACGGCCGCCAAGTGGCTGGACGCCTTCTGCCTGGCGATCCTCGCCGAGAAGACCCAATGGCACGGCGAGGCCTTCCACTTCGCGCGCGAGGCCCCCCAGCGGGGCCGCTCCGGCCACCCCGACGCCGAACTGATCAACGGCTTCATGGCCTGCGTCCTCGGCGACACCGACGACGACGGCGTCACCTGCCCGCCCTCCCGCAAGCAGAAGCTCACCGCGCTCGACGCGGCGCTCGACCGGGTCCGGGCCCGGGAGACGGAGACCGGCGAGCACCTCGCCAACCAGGCCTACGGCCTCGGGCTGCAGGCGCTGCGCGCGCTGACCGCGGGTGACCGGCAGGGGTTCGACGACGCGGTCGTACGACTGCTGCGGCCGCTGACCGGTACTTCCGGGCCCGGAGCACGTCCGGGCAGTCTTCTCCCCCTCCTCCCGATCGCCCTGACGGCACTGGCGCACCGCGAGGAGGGCTGGCCGCCGGCCGCCGACAGCGACTATCTGCCAGACGCGCTGGTCACCGGTTTCAAGGCCACGCCGCCGCGGGTGGGGCCCTACGGCCGGGACCGCCGTCCGGACGCGGTGGCCGAACTCGCCGAGGGGGTGGTGGAGTTCGGGCGGTTCCTGGAGCCGCGTCCCCTGGACCCGGACAGCGAGGAGCAGTTCGAGCGGTACACCCGGGACGCCATCACCCCGATGCCCGGCAAGTCGCTCACCACCTTCGGGCTGGCCTACGCCGTCACCTATCAGGAGCTCCTGTTCCGGACCCGCGCCTCGCACTCGCCCGACGCGAGCGACGCCCAGCTGGAGAACCTGCGGCTGGCCGCGGAGCTGGGGGCCGCGTTGTTCCGTACGACACTGGCGGAGCCCGGTACCGACGTGCCGGTGACGATCGACGGCAGGACCGTGACCTACCCCGCCTGCCGGGACGAGGACGCCGGGCCGGGCGCCTGGCACCGGGCGGTGCACTTCGCGCTGGTCACGGGCCGGCGGGAGCATCTGGCGCCGCTGGTCCTGGCGGGGCCGGAGCGCGTCGGCCCCGACCGTTCCGCGTCGGCGTCCTACCGGCGGGCCCTGCACGCCTATCTGCGCGGCGAGGACCCCGAGCCCGCCACGGACCTGGCGCTGCGGGACGCCGGGAAGGCCCGCGACCAGGGTGTCCTGCCGCCGCCCGCGGTGCTCTTCTCCCAGCTCGTGGAGGGTGACGAGGAGAGTTTCAACCTGGCCCTCCTGGACGCTCTCACGGCCCACCGCGACCACTACGCCGTCGCGGACCGCCCCACCGACCCCGACGCCGCTCTGAGCCTCGAGATCCTGGGCCTCGTCTGTCACGCCCGTCGGCGGGGCTGGGAGATCAGGGTGCGGTCGCCGTATCTGCCGGCCCGGATCGTGGGGGCGGCGGAACCGTTCTGA
- a CDS encoding bifunctional metallophosphatase/5'-nucleotidase translates to MPAISQPRQSDAGRLRRRTYRLVAAAAGLATVGALAAALPAGAHDSKHGKPLPSRYQDVQLLSFNDLHGNLEPPSGSSGRVTELQADGTTKTIDAGGVEYLATHLREARKANGYSITAAGGDMVGASPLISGLFHDEPTIEALNKLDLDVTSVGNHEFDEGARELGRLQNGGCHPTAGCYNNEEFEGADFPYLAANVLDEKTGRPILKPYWVWKKKDVKVGFIGVTLEDTPGVVSAEGVKGLKFKDEVETINKYAKVLQKQGVKSIVALIHEGGLPASGAYNYNCDSPGAGDGISGPIVDIAKNISPSVDALVTGHTHAAYVCTIPDPSGKPRMVTSAASFGRIYTDTTLTYDRFTGDIARTAVKSANHVVTRTVAKAPDMTELIAKWNTLAAPIGNRAVGYISADIPSTGTESPMGDLIADAQLAYGKELDPGTDLALMNPGGVRAGLTYAAKGTEGDGVVTYAEGFTVQPFSNTVNLQDFTGAQLIKVLQEQVSGSNAASPKILLPSTGFTYTLDLTKTGADRIVVDSVKLNGTAIDPAATYRVATNSFLAGGGDGITTLGQGTNDLVGGDDLAALVEYLTANSSASAPIAPPTANRIAIVQ, encoded by the coding sequence ATGCCAGCCATATCCCAGCCGCGCCAGTCGGACGCCGGTCGTCTCAGACGTCGTACGTACCGTCTGGTCGCCGCAGCCGCCGGTCTCGCCACGGTCGGCGCCCTCGCCGCCGCGTTGCCGGCCGGCGCGCACGACAGCAAGCACGGCAAGCCGCTGCCGAGCCGTTACCAGGACGTCCAGCTGCTGTCCTTCAACGACCTGCACGGCAACCTGGAGCCGCCGTCCGGCTCCTCCGGCCGGGTCACCGAGCTCCAGGCGGACGGGACCACCAAGACGATCGACGCCGGTGGTGTCGAGTACCTCGCCACCCATCTGCGCGAGGCGCGCAAGGCGAACGGGTACTCCATCACCGCCGCCGGTGGTGACATGGTCGGCGCGTCGCCGCTGATCTCGGGTCTCTTCCACGACGAGCCCACCATCGAGGCGCTGAACAAGCTCGACCTGGACGTCACGTCCGTCGGCAACCACGAGTTCGACGAGGGCGCCAGGGAACTGGGCCGTCTCCAGAACGGCGGCTGTCATCCCACCGCCGGCTGCTACAACAACGAGGAGTTCGAGGGCGCCGACTTCCCCTACCTCGCGGCCAACGTCCTGGACGAGAAGACCGGCAGGCCGATCCTCAAGCCGTACTGGGTGTGGAAGAAGAAGGACGTCAAGGTCGGCTTCATCGGTGTCACCCTGGAGGACACCCCGGGTGTCGTCTCCGCCGAGGGCGTCAAGGGCCTGAAGTTCAAGGACGAGGTCGAGACGATCAACAAGTACGCCAAGGTGCTGCAGAAGCAGGGCGTCAAGTCGATCGTGGCCCTCATCCACGAGGGCGGGCTGCCGGCCTCGGGCGCCTACAACTACAACTGTGACTCCCCGGGCGCCGGTGACGGCATCTCAGGCCCGATCGTCGACATCGCCAAGAACATCTCGCCGTCGGTGGACGCCCTGGTCACCGGCCACACGCACGCCGCGTACGTGTGCACGATCCCCGACCCGTCGGGCAAGCCCCGCATGGTCACCTCGGCCGCCTCCTTCGGCCGGATCTACACGGACACGACGCTGACGTACGACCGGTTCACCGGCGACATCGCCCGTACGGCCGTGAAGTCGGCGAACCACGTGGTCACCCGGACCGTCGCCAAGGCGCCCGACATGACCGAGCTGATCGCCAAGTGGAACACCCTCGCGGCGCCCATCGGCAACCGCGCGGTCGGCTACATCTCCGCCGACATCCCGAGCACCGGCACCGAGTCGCCGATGGGTGACCTGATCGCCGACGCGCAACTCGCGTACGGCAAGGAGCTCGACCCCGGGACCGATCTCGCGCTGATGAACCCGGGCGGTGTCCGGGCGGGCCTGACCTACGCGGCCAAGGGGACCGAGGGCGACGGCGTGGTGACGTACGCCGAGGGCTTCACCGTGCAGCCCTTCTCCAACACCGTGAACCTCCAGGACTTCACCGGGGCCCAGCTGATCAAGGTGCTCCAGGAGCAGGTGAGCGGGTCGAACGCGGCCTCGCCGAAGATCCTGCTGCCGTCCACCGGGTTCACCTACACGCTCGACCTGACGAAGACCGGCGCGGACCGGATCGTCGTCGACTCCGTGAAGCTGAACGGAACGGCCATCGACCCGGCGGCCACCTACCGCGTCGCGACCAACAGCTTCCTCGCGGGCGGCGGCGACGGCATCACCACGCTGGGCCAGGGCACGAACGACCTCGTCGGCGGCGACGACCTCGCCGCTCTCGTGGAGTACCTGACGGCCAACTCGTCGGCGAGCGCTCCGATCGCACCGCCGACGGCGAACCGGATCGCGATCGTGCAGTAG
- a CDS encoding DUF2993 domain-containing protein translates to MRSPHHIPTHPHPYDVPYEEPPAPPTTHRRTGRRRRGRFTGLPFALKAVASLLVLAAFLTLADRWAVLYAEHRAADTLKDRLRLTAAPEVEIDGFPFLPQLVGKRLDSVRVTVPDVAADRVTLAAVSATAHDIRLDGDGPTSVRGARVPRLDGDVLLSFADMNRELGASQVTFTGAGRDRVAVRGTLPVAGHDLRLRADVRVARDGERGVDTRIGGMRLDIGELATYRPGTRASQGLHLTRESAAAVARETRKARALLAVPSVVRALGVPDATVREARRSDTALSRLTGRPEFVRQAMRLNLLDLALAHPELLDRLGLDPALLDALSRLTRPVLADRLSLGFRLPEPPSGDLRLRDVRVAKDGIRVRIEGSGLAVGP, encoded by the coding sequence ATGCGTTCCCCCCACCACATACCCACGCATCCCCACCCATATGACGTTCCGTACGAAGAACCCCCGGCCCCGCCGACCACCCACCGCCGCACCGGGCGACGTCGGCGGGGCCGTTTCACAGGCCTGCCGTTCGCGCTGAAGGCGGTCGCGTCGCTGCTGGTGCTCGCCGCCTTCCTCACCCTCGCCGACCGCTGGGCCGTCCTCTACGCCGAGCACCGGGCCGCGGACACCCTCAAGGACCGGCTGCGGCTGACCGCGGCGCCCGAGGTGGAGATCGACGGATTCCCGTTCCTGCCGCAACTCGTGGGCAAGCGCCTGGACTCGGTCAGGGTGACCGTCCCGGACGTGGCGGCCGACCGGGTCACGCTGGCCGCGGTGTCGGCGACGGCCCATGACATACGGCTCGACGGGGACGGGCCGACCTCCGTGCGCGGGGCGCGAGTTCCCCGGCTCGACGGTGACGTCCTGCTCTCCTTCGCCGACATGAACCGTGAACTCGGCGCGTCCCAGGTGACGTTCACGGGGGCCGGCCGGGACCGGGTCGCCGTGCGCGGAACTCTTCCGGTCGCCGGACACGACCTGAGGCTGCGGGCCGACGTGCGCGTGGCGCGCGACGGAGAGCGGGGCGTCGACACCCGGATCGGCGGGATGCGCCTGGACATCGGGGAGCTGGCGACCTACCGGCCGGGCACGCGCGCCTCACAGGGCCTGCATCTGACCCGTGAGTCCGCCGCGGCCGTCGCCCGGGAGACACGTAAGGCGAGGGCCCTGCTGGCGGTCCCGTCCGTCGTGCGCGCGCTGGGCGTGCCCGACGCCACCGTGCGTGAGGCGCGGCGCTCCGACACCGCGCTGTCCCGTCTGACCGGCCGCCCGGAGTTCGTACGGCAGGCCATGCGCCTGAACCTCCTCGATCTGGCCCTGGCCCACCCCGAGCTCCTGGACCGCCTGGGCCTGGACCCGGCGCTTCTCGATGCCCTCTCCCGGCTGACCCGCCCGGTCCTCGCCGACCGCCTCTCCCTCGGCTTCCGGCTGCCGGAGCCGCCGAGCGGTGACCTGCGGCTGAGGGACGTCCGCGTGGCGAAGGACGGAATCCGGGTGCGCATCGAGGGCTCCGGACTGGCGGTCGGTCCGTAG
- the mshD gene encoding mycothiol synthase, which yields MTSDDIGRPGISRSIETLSALSPEQTEAVLQLLAEAAHDDGQQAVSEQGRLQLRGGAREGVSHLLLQVGDELVGYAQLEDTDPVEAPAAELVVHPAHRGHGHGRALGAALLAASGKRLRVWAHGGHSAARHLAQVLGLTLFRELRQMRRPLTGMELPDPVLPADVTVRAFVPGEDDAAWLAVNAAAFAHHPEQGSLIQRDLDDRKAQSWFDPEGFFLAFRDGELVGFHWTKVHAAEQLGEVYVLGVRPGTQGGGLGKALTTIGLRHLAAQGLPTAMLYVDADNKAAVSVYERLGFTTYETDLMYRTET from the coding sequence ATGACCAGCGACGACATCGGACGCCCCGGCATCTCCCGCTCCATCGAGACCCTTTCGGCGCTCTCGCCGGAACAGACCGAGGCGGTCCTCCAGCTCCTCGCCGAGGCCGCGCACGACGACGGCCAGCAAGCGGTGTCCGAACAGGGCAGGCTGCAGCTGCGGGGCGGTGCCCGTGAGGGCGTGTCCCATCTGCTGCTGCAGGTCGGCGACGAACTGGTCGGCTACGCCCAGTTGGAGGACACCGACCCGGTGGAGGCCCCGGCGGCGGAGCTGGTCGTCCACCCGGCCCACCGCGGCCACGGCCACGGCCGCGCCCTGGGCGCGGCCCTGCTCGCCGCCTCCGGCAAGCGGCTGCGGGTGTGGGCGCACGGCGGCCACAGCGCCGCCCGGCACCTCGCCCAGGTCCTCGGCCTGACCCTGTTCCGTGAACTACGGCAGATGCGCCGCCCCCTGACCGGCATGGAGCTGCCCGACCCGGTGCTCCCGGCGGACGTGACGGTCCGTGCCTTCGTCCCCGGTGAGGACGACGCCGCCTGGCTCGCGGTCAACGCGGCCGCATTCGCCCACCACCCCGAGCAGGGCTCCCTGATCCAGCGTGACCTGGACGACCGCAAGGCCCAGTCCTGGTTCGACCCCGAGGGCTTCTTCCTCGCCTTCCGCGACGGCGAACTGGTCGGCTTCCACTGGACCAAGGTGCACGCGGCCGAGCAGCTCGGCGAGGTCTACGTCCTCGGCGTCCGCCCCGGCACCCAGGGCGGCGGCCTCGGCAAGGCCCTCACCACGATCGGCCTGCGCCACCTCGCCGCCCAGGGTCTGCCGACGGCGATGCTGTACGTCGACGCCGACAACAAGGCGGCGGTGTCGGTCTACGAACGGCTCGGTTTCACGACGTACGAGACCGACCTGATGTACCGCACGGAGACGTGA
- a CDS encoding ABC transporter, whose protein sequence is MSSALVVAVARTVPWRAVGAGAVVGLLVAGLPRLLSGTLDAWLGLALLRAAALVFALGLTFLLDDPARELTTPVPTRRWVRTGLRVALVVPVAALWWTAALSLLPAPARPPVGAVTLEAAATAALALAAAAVAVRFTDEPRPGPSVAAGLLTLALLAPHLLPARWDLFVLVGDPGWAAAHQRWAVVLAGAVLLGAACAVEPLRGLRSRLAH, encoded by the coding sequence GTGAGTTCGGCGCTGGTGGTGGCCGTGGCGCGGACCGTGCCGTGGCGGGCGGTCGGTGCCGGGGCGGTCGTGGGACTGCTGGTGGCCGGTCTGCCGCGGCTGCTGTCCGGGACGCTCGACGCGTGGCTCGGTCTCGCCCTCCTCCGGGCGGCCGCGCTCGTCTTCGCCCTGGGGCTGACCTTCCTCCTGGACGATCCGGCCCGGGAGCTCACCACCCCCGTCCCCACCCGGCGTTGGGTCCGGACCGGACTGCGGGTCGCGCTGGTGGTGCCGGTCGCCGCGCTGTGGTGGACGGCCGCACTGAGCCTCCTGCCGGCACCTGCCCGCCCCCCGGTCGGCGCGGTCACCCTGGAGGCCGCGGCGACGGCCGCCCTCGCCCTGGCCGCCGCGGCGGTCGCGGTCCGCTTCACCGACGAGCCCCGGCCCGGCCCGTCGGTGGCAGCGGGCCTGCTGACCCTCGCCCTCCTCGCCCCCCACCTGCTCCCGGCCCGCTGGGACCTGTTCGTCCTGGTGGGGGACCCCGGCTGGGCGGCGGCGCACCAGCGGTGGGCCGTGGTGCTGGCCGGCGCGGTCCTGCTGGGAGCGGCCTGCGCGGTGGAGCCGTTGCGCGGCCTCAGATCACGCCTGGCGCACTGA